In the Balaenoptera acutorostrata chromosome 7, mBalAcu1.1, whole genome shotgun sequence genome, one interval contains:
- the FLNC gene encoding filamin-C isoform X1: MMNNSGYSEAPGLGLGDEADDMPSTEKDLAEDAPWKKIQQNTFTRWCNEHLKCVGKRLTDLQRDLSDGLRLIALLEVLSQKRMYRKFHPRPNFRQMKLENVSVALEFLEREHIKLVSIDSKAIVDGNLKLILGLIWTLILHYSISMPMWEDEDDEDARKQTPKQRLLGWIQNKVPQLPITNFNRDWQDGKALGALVDNCAPGLCPDWEAWDPNQPVENAREAMQQADDWLGVPQVIAPEEIVDPNVDEHSVMTYLSQFPKAKLKPGAPVRSKQLNPKKAIAYGPGIEPQGNTVLQPAHFTVQTVDAGVGEVLVYIEDPEGHTEEAKVVPNNDKDRTYAVSYVPKVAGLHKVTVLFAGQNIERSPFEVNVGMALGDANKVSARGPGLEPVGNVANKPTYFDIYTAGAGTGDVAVVIVDPQGRRDTVEVALEDKGDSTFRCTYRPVMEGPHTVHVAFAGAPITRSPFPVHVAEEALPPLAPSVPIVHQAKRVAPPCNPNACRASGRGLQPKGVRVKEVADFKVFTKGAGSGELKVTVKGPKGTEEPVKVREAGDGVFECEYYPVVPGKYAVTTTWGGYAIPRSPFEVQVSPEAGVQKVRAWGPGLETGQVGKSADFVVEAIGTEVGTLGFSIEGPSQAKIECDDKGDGSCDVRYWPTEPGEYAVHVICDDEDIRDSPFIAHIQPAPPDCFPDKVKAFGPGLEPTGCIVDKPAEFTIDARAAGKGDLKLYAQDAEGCPIDIKVIPNGDGTFRCSYVPTKPIKHTIIISWGGVNVPKSPFRVNVGEGSHPERVKVYGPGVEKTGLKANEPTYFTVDCSEAGQGDVSIGIKCAPGVVGPAEADIDFDIIKNDNDTFTVKYTPPGAGRYTIMVLFANQEIPASPFHIKVDPSHDASKVKAEGPGLNRTGVEVGKPTHFTVLTKGAGKAKLDVHFAGAAKGEAVRDFEIIDNHDYSYTVKYTAVQQGNMTVTVTYGGDPVPKSPFVVNVAPPLDLSKVKVQGLNSKVAVGQEQAFSVNTRGAGGQGQLDVRMTSPSRRPIPCKLEPGGGAEAQAVRYMPPEEGPYKVDITYDGHPVPGSPFAVEGVLPPDPSKVCAYGPGLKGGQVGTPAPFSIDTKGAGTGGLGLTVEGPCEAKIECQDNGDGSCAVSYLPTEPGEYTINILFAEAHIPGSPFKATIRPVFDPSKVRASGPGLERGKAGEAATFTVDCSEAGEAELTIEILSDAGVKAEVLIHNNADGTYHITYSPAFPGTYTITIKYGGHPVPKFPTRVHVQPAVDTSGVKVSGPGVEPHGVLREVTTEFTVDARSLTATGGNHVTARVLNPSGAKTDTYMTDNGDGTYRVQYTAYEEGVHLVEVLYDDVAVPKSPFRVGVTEGCDPTRVRAFGPGLEGGLVNKANRFTVETRGAGTGGLGLAIEGPSEAKMSCKDNKDGSCTVEYIPFTPGDYDVNITFGGRPIPGSPFRVPVKDVVDPGKVKCSGPGLGAGVRARVPQTFRVDCSQAGRAALQVAVLSPTGVAEPVEVRDNGDGTHTVHYTPATDGPYTVAVKYADQEVPRSPFKIKVLPAHDASKVRASGPGLNASGIPASLPVEFTIDARDAGEGLLTVQILDPEGKPKKANIRDNGDGTYTVSYLPDMSGRYTITIKYGGDEIPYSPFRIHALPTGDASKCLVTVSIGGHGLGACLGPRIQIGEETVITVDAKAAGKGKVTCTVSTPDGAELDVDVVENHDGTFDIYYTAPKPGKYVITIRFGGEHVPNSPFHVLATEEPVVPVEPMESMLRPFNLVIPFTVQKGELTGEVRMPSGKTARPSITDNKDGTITVRYAPTEKGLHQMGIKYDGNHIPGSPLQFYVDAINSRHVSAYGPGLSHGMVNKPATFTIVTKDAGEGGLSLAVEGPSKAEITCKDNKDGTCTVSYLPTAPGDYSIIVRFDDKHIPGSPFTAKITGDDSMRTSQLNVGTSTDVSLKITESDLSLLTASIRAPSGNEEPCLLKRLPNRHIGISFTPKEVGEHVVSVRKSGKHVTNSPFKILVGPSEIGDASKVRVWGKGLSEGHTFQVAEFIVDTRNAGYGGLGLSIEGPSKVDINCEDMEDGTCKVTYCPTEPGTYIINIKFADKHVPGSPFTVKVTGEGRMKESITRRRQAPSIATIGSTCDLNLKIPGNWFQMVSAQERLTRTFTRSSHTYTRTERTEISKTRGGETKREVRVEESTQVGGDPFPAVFGDFLGRERLGSFGSITRQQEGEASSQDMTAQVTSPSGKTEAAEIVEGEDSAYSVRFVPQEMGPHTVTVKYRGQHVPGSPFQFTVGPLGEGGAHKVRAGGTGLERGVAGVPAEFSIWTREAGAGGLSIAVEGPSKAEIAFEDRKDGSCGVSYVVQEPGDYEVSIKFNDEHIPDSPFVVPVASLSDDARRLTVTSLQETGLKVNQPASFAVQLNGARGVIDARVHTPSGAVEECYVSELDSDKHTIRFIPHENGVHSIDVKFNGAHIPGSPFKIRVGEQSQAGDPGLVSAYGPGLEGGTTGVSSEFIVNTLNAGSGALSVTIDGPSKVQLDCRECPEGHAVTYTPMAPGNYLIAIKYGGPQHIVGSPFKAKVTGPRLSGGHSLHETSTVLVETVTKSSSSRGSSYSSIPKFSSDASKVVTRGPGLSQAFVGQKNSFTVDCSKAGTNMMMVGVHGPKTPCEEVYVKHMGNRVYNVTYTVKEKGDYILIVKWGDESVPGSPFKVNVP; encoded by the exons ATGATGAACAACAGCGGCTACTCCGAGGCCCCCGGCCTCGGCCTGGGCGACGAGGCGGACGACATGCCGTCCACGGAGAAGGACCTGGCGGAGGACGCGCCGTGGAAGAAGATCCAGCAGAACACTTTCACGCGCTGGTGCAACGAGCACCTCAAGTGCGTGGGCAAGCGCCTGACCGACCTGCAGCGCGACCTCAGCGACGGGCTGCGCCTCATCGCGCTGCTCGAGGTGCTCAGCCAGAAACGCATGTACCGCAAGTTCCACCCGCGCCCCAACTTCCGCCAGATGAAGCTGGAGAACGTGTCCGTGGCCCTCGAGTTCCTCGAGCGCGAGCACATCAAGCTCGTGTCCATCG ACAGCAAGGCTATCGTAGATGGGAACCTGAAGCTGATCCTGGGCCTGATCTGGACACTGATCCTGCACTACTCCATCTCCATGCCCATGTGGGAGGATGAGGACGATGAAGATGCCCGAAAGCAGACACCCAAGCAGCGTCTACTCGGCTGGATCCAGAACAAGGTGCCCCAGCTGCCCATCACCAACTTCAACCGTGACTGGCAGGATGGCAAAGCTCTGGGCGCCCTGGTGGACAACTGTGCCCCTG GCCTCTGCCCTGACTGGGAGGCCTGGGACCCCAACCAGCCTGTGGAGAACGCCCGGGAGGCCATGCAGCAGGCGGACGACTGGCTCGGGGTGCCCCAG GTGATTGCTCCCGAGGAGATTGTGGACCCCAACGTGGATGAGCATTCTGTCATGACCTACCTGTCCCAGTTCCCCAAGGCCAAACTCAAACCTGGTGCCCCTGTTCGCTCCAAGCAGCTGAACCCCAAGAAGGCCATTGCCTACGGACCTG GCATCGAGCCCCAGGGCAACACCGTGCTGCAGCCCGCGCACTTCACCGTGCAGACAGTGGATGCTGGCGTGGGCGAGGTGCTGGTCTACATTGAGGACCCCGAGGGCCACACCGAGGAG GCAAAGGTGGTTCCCAACAACGACAAGGACCGCACCTACGCTGTCTCCTACGTGCCCAAGGTCGCCGGCTTGCACAAG GTGACCGTGCTCTTTGCTGGCCAGAACATCGAACGCAGCCCCTTTGAGGTGAACGTGGGCATGGCCCTGGGGGATGCTAACAAGGTATCAGCCCGTGGTCCTGGCCTGGAGCCCGTGGGCAACGTGGCCAACAAACCCACCTACTTTGACATCTACACCGCGG GGGCCGGCACTGGTGATGTTGCCGTGGTGATCGTGGACCCGCAGGGCCGGCGGGACACAGTGGAGGTGGCCCTGGAGGACAAGGGCGACAGCACGTTCCGCTGCACATACAGGCCTGTGATGGAGGGGCCCCACACGGTGCACGTGGCCTTCGCCGGTGCCCCCATCACCCGCAGCCCTTTCCCTGTCCACGTGGCAGAAG AGGCCCTGCCGCCGCTCGCCCCCTCCGTGCCCATCGTCCACCAGGCCAAGAGAGTGGCGCCAC cctgTAACCCCAACGCCTGCCGGGCCTCTGGGCGGGGCCTGCAGCCCAAGGGCGTGCGTGTCAAAGAGGTGGCTGACTTCAAGGTGTTCACCAAGGGTGCTGGCAGCGGGGAGCTCAAGGTCACAGTCAAGGGACCAA AAGGCACAGAGGAGCCGGTGAAGGTGCGGGAGGCTGGGGACGGTGTGTTCGAGTGCGAGTACTACCCCGTGGTGCCTGGCAAGTACGCGGTGACCACCACGTGGGGCGGCTATGCCATTCCCCGCAG CCCCTTTGAGGTGCAGGTGAGCCCAGAGGCAGGAGTGCAGAAGGTGCGGGCCTGGGGTCCCGGCTTGGAAACTGGCCAGGTGGGCAAGTCAGCTGACTTTGTGGTGGAGGCCATTGGCACGGAGGTGGGGACGCTGG GCTTCTCCATTGAGGGGCCTTCACAGGCCAAGATcgagtgtgatgacaagggcgatggctCCTGCGACGTGCGGTACTGGCCCACAGAACCAGGGGAGTACGCCGTGCACGTCATCTGCGACGATGAGGACATTCGAGACTCGCCCTTCATTGCCCACATCCAGCCAGCTCCACCCGACTGCTTCCCGGACAAG GTGAAGGCCTTTGGGCCCGGCCTGGAGCCCACTGGCTGCATCGTGGACAAGCCAGCAGAGTTCACCATTGATGCCCGTGCTGCTGGCAAGGGAGACCTGAAGCTCTATGCCCAG GACGCAGAGGGCTGCCCCATTGACATCAAGGTCATCCCGAACGGCGATGGTACCTTCCGCTGCTCCTACGTGCCCACCAAGCCCATTAAGCACACCATCATCATCTCCTGGGGAGGCGTCAACGTCCCCAAGAGCCCCTTCCGG GTAAATGTGGGAGAGGGCAGTCACCCCGAGCGGGTGAAGGTGTATGGCCCTGGCGTGGAGAAGACAGGCCTCAAGGCTAATGAGCCCACCTACTTCACGGTGGACTGCAGCGAGGCGGGGCAAG GTGATGTGAGCATTGGCATCAAGTGCGCCCCCGGCGTGGTGGGCCCTGCAGAGGCTGACATCGACTTTGACATCATCAAGAATGACAATGACACCTTCACAGTCAAGTACACACCCCCAGGGGCCGGCCGCTACACCATCATGGTGTTGTTTGCCAACCAG GAGATCCCTGCCAGCCCCTTCCATATCAAGGTGGACCCATCCCATGATGCCAGCAAGGTCAAGGCTGAGGGCCCTGGGCTGAACCGCACAG GTGTGGAAGTTGGGAAGCCCACTCACTTCACGGTGCTGACCAAGGGAGCCGGCAAGGCCAAGCTGGACGTGCACTTTGCCGGGGCTGCCAAGGGAGAAGCTGTGCGAGACTTTGAAATCATCGACAACCACGACTACTCCTACACTGTCAAGTACACGGCCGTGCAGCAG GGCAACATGACAGTGACAGTGACCTATGGTGGAGACCCTGTCCCCAAGAGCCCCTTTGTGGTGAATGTGGCACCCCCGCTGGACCTCAGCAAAGTCAAAGTTCAAGGCCTCAACAGCA AGGTGGCTGTGGGACAAGAACAGGCATTTTCTGTGAACACACGAGGGGCTGGTGGTCAGGGTCAGCTGGACGTGCGGATGACCTCACCCTCCCGACGACCCATCCCCTGCAAGCTGGAGCCCGGGGGTGGAGCTGAAGCCCAGGCTGTGCGCTACATGCCCCCTGAGGAGGGGCCCTACAAGGTGGACATCACCTACGATGGTCACCCGGTGCCTGGCAGCCCCTTCGCCGTGGAGGGTGTCCTGCCCCCTGACCCCTCCAAG GTTTGTGCTTACGGCCCTGGTCTCAAGGGCGGGCAGGTAGGCACGCCAGCGCCATTCTCCATCGACACCAAGGGGGCGGGCACAGGTGGCCTGGGGCTGACCGTGGAGGGCCCCTGCGAGGCCAAGATCGAGTGCCAGGACAATGGCGATGGCTCGTGTGCTGTCAGCTACCTGCCCACGGAGCCGGGCGAGTACACCATCAACATCCTGTTCGCTGAAGCCCACATCCCCGGCTCGCCCTTTAAGGCTACCATCCGGCCCGTGTTCGACCCGAGCAAGGTGCGGGCCAGTGGTCCAGGCCTGGAGCGCGGCAAGGCTGGCGAGGCAGCCACCTTCACTGTGGACTGCTCGGAGGCGGGCGAGGCTGAGCTGACCATCGAGATCCTGTCGGACGCCGGCGTCAAGGCCGAGGTGCTGATCCACAACAATGCCGATGGCACCTACCACATCACCTACAGCCCTGCCTTCCCCGGCACCTACACCATTACCATCAAGTATGGCGGGCACCCCGTACCCAAATTCCCCACCCGCGTCCACGTGCAGCCCGCTGTCGACACTAGTGGAGTCAAGGTCTCGGGACCCGGTGTGGAGCCCCACG GTGTCCTGCGTGAGGTGACCACTGAGTTCACTGTGGACGCAAGATCCCTAACAGCCACGGGTGGGAACCACGTGACGGCTCGCGTACTCAACCCCTCGGGCGCTAAGACGGACACCTACATGACAGACAACGGGGATGGCACCTACCGAGTGCAGTACACGGCCTATGAAGAGG GAGTGCATTTGGTGGAGGTGCTGTATGATGACGTAGCTGTGCCCAAGAGCCCCTTCCGAGTGGGCGTGACTGAGGGCTGTGACCCCACTCGCGTCCGGGCCTTCGGGCCAGGCCTGGAGGGTGGCTTGGTCAACAAGGCTAACCGCTTCACTGTGGAAACGAG GGGAGCTGGCACTGGGGGCCTAGGCCTAGCCATTGAGGGCCCGTCGGAAGCCAAGATGTCCTGCAAGGACAACAAGGATGGTAGCTGCACCGTGGAGTACATCCCTTTCACCCCTGGAGACTATGACGTCAACATCACCTTTGGGGGCCGGCCCATCCCAG GGAGTCCATTCCGGGTGCCAGTGAAGGATGTGGTGGACCCTGGGAAGGTGAAGTGCTcaggcccagggctgggagccGGTGTCAGGGCCCGGGTACCCCAGACCTTCAGGGTGGACTGCAGCCAAGCTGGCCGGGCCGCCCTGCAGGTGGCCGTGCTGAGCCCCACAG GTGTGGCTGAGCCTGTGGAGGTGCGTGACAATGGAGATGGCACTCACACCGTCCACTACACCCCAGCCACCGACGGGCCCTACACAGTAGCTGTCAAGTACGCCGACCAGGAGGTGCCACGCAG CCccttcaagatcaaggtgcttcCAGCCCACGATGCCAGCAAGGTGCGGGCCAGCGGCCCCGGGCTCAATGCCTCTGGCATCCCTGCCAGCCTGCCTGTGGAGTTCACCATCGATGCCCGCGATGCTGGGGAGGGCTTGCTCACTGTCCAGATCCTG GACCCTGAGGGTAAGCCCAAGAAGGCCAACATCCGAGACAATGGGGATGGCACGTACACCGTGTCCTACCTCCCGGACATGAGTGGCCGGTACACCATCACCATCAAGTATGGCGGCGATGAGATCCCCTACTCGCCCTTCCGCATCCATGCCCTGCCCACTGGGGACGCCAGCAAGTGCCTGGTCACAG TGTCCATTGGAGGCCACGGCCTGG GTGCCTGCCTGGGCCCCCGCATCCAGATTGGGGAGGAGACGGTGATCACGGTGGACGCCAAGGCAGCAGGCAAGGGGAAGGTGACGTGCACAGTGTCCACGCCGGATGGGGCGGAGCTCGACGTGGATGTGGTTGAGAACCACGACGGCACCTTCGACATCTACTACACAGCGCCCAAGCCGGGCAAGTACGTCATCACCATCCGCTTTGGAGGCGAGCACGTCCCCAACAGTCCCTTCCACGTGCTG GCCACAGAGGAGCCAGTGGTGCCCGTGGAGCCCATGGAGTCCATGCTGAGACCCTTCAACCTGGTCATCCCCTTCACTGTGCAGAAAGGGGAGCTCACAG GGGAGGTACGGATGCCCTCCGGGAAGACCGCCCGGCCCAGCATCACTGACAACAAGGATGGCACCATCACGGTGAGGTACGCACCCACCGAGAAAGGCCTGCACCAGATGGGGATCAAGTATGACGGCAACCACATCCCTG GGAGCCCCCTGCAGTTCTACGTGGATGCCATCAACAGCCGCCACGTCAGTGCCTATGGGCCAGGCCTGAGCCATGGCATGGTCAACAAGCCGGCCACCTTCACCATTGTCACCAAGGATGCTGGGGAAG gGGGTCTGTCCCTGGCCGTGGAGGGCCCGTCCAAGGCAGAGATCACCTGCAAGGACAACAAGGACGGCACCTGCACCGTGTCCTACCTCCCCACGGCACCTGGAGACTACAGCATCATCGTGCGCTTTGACGACAAGCACATTCCGGGGAGCCCCTTCACAGCCAAGATCACAG GCGATGACTCGATGAGGACGTCACAGCTGAACGTGGGCACCTCCACGGATGTGTCACTGAAGATCACAGAGAGCGACCTGAGCCTGCTGACCGCCAGCATCCGTGCCCCCTCGGGCAACGAGGAGCCCTGCCTGCTGAAGCGCCTGCCCAACCGGCACATTG GCATCTCCTTCACCCCCAAGGAGGTTGGGGAGCACGTGGTGAGCGTGCGTAAGAGCGGCAAGCACGTCACTAACAGCCCCTTCAAGATCCTGGTGGGACCATCTGAGATCGGGGATGCCAGCAAGGTGCGGGTCTGGGGCAAGGGCCTGTCCGAGGGACACACGTTCCAGGTGGCGGAGTTCATCGTGGACACTCGTAATGCAG GTTATGGGGGCCTGGGGCTGAGTATTGAAGGCCCTAGCAAGGTGGACATCAACTGTGAGGATATGGAGGACGGCACGTGCAAAGTTACCTACTGCCCCACTGAACCCGGCACCTACATCATCAACATCAAGTTTGCCGACAAGCACGTGCCTG gaagccccttcacggtgAAGGTTACCGGCGAGGGCCGCATGAAGGAAAGCATCACCCGGCGCAGGCAGGCGCCGTCCATTGCCACCATCGGCAGCACCTGTGACCTCAACCTCAAGATCCCAG GGAACTGGTTCCAGATGGTGTCGGCCCAGGAGCGCCTGACGCGCACCTTCACGCGCAGCAGCCACACGTACACCCGCACAGAGCGCACGGAGATCAGCAAGACTCGGGGCGGGGAGACCAAGCGCGAGGTGCGGGTGGAGGAGTCCACCCAGGTTGGCGGAGACCCCTTCCCCGCAGTCTTCGGGGACTTCCTGGGCCGGGAACGCCTGGGCTCTTTTGGCAGCATCACCCGGCAGCAGGAGG GTGAGGCCAGCTCTCAGGACATGACCGCACAGGTGACCAGCCCGTCAGGCAAGACAGAAGCCGCAGAGATTGTGGAGGGGGAGGACAGCGCGTACAGTGTGCGCTTTGTGCCCCAGGAGATGGGGCCCCACACGGTCACGGTCAAGTACCGCGGCCAGCATGTGCCAGGCAGCCCCTTTCAGTTCACCGTGGGGCCACTGGGTGAAGGCGGTGCCCACAAGGTGCGAGCTGGAGGCACAGGGCTGGAGCGAGGGGTGGCTGGCGTGCCAG CCGAGTTCAGCATCTGGACCCGAGAAGCGGGTGCCGGGGGCCTGTCTATTGCTGTGGAGGGTCCCAGCAAGGCGGAGATTGCATTTGAGGACCGCAAAGATGGCTCCTGTGGGGTCTCCTATGTCGTCCAGGAACCAG GTGACTATGAGGTCTCCATCAAGTTCAACGATGAGCACATCCCAGACAGCCCTTTTGTGGTACCCGTGGCCTCCCTCTCAGACGACGCTCGCCGTCTCACCGTCACTAGCCTCCAG GAGACGGGGCTCAAGGTGAACCAGCCAGCGTCCTTTGCGGTGCAGCTGAACGGTGCACGGGGCGTGATTGATGCTAGGGTGCACACGCCCTCGGGTGCGGTGGAGGAGTGCTACGTCTCCGAGCTGGACAGTG ACAAGCACACCATCCGTTTCATCCCCCATGAGAATGGCGTCCACTCCATTGACGTCAAGTTCAACGGTGCCCACATCCCTGGCAGTCCCTTCAAGATCCGAGTTGGGGAGCAGAGCCAGGCTGGGGACCCAGGCTTGGTGTCAGCCTATGGTCCTGGGCTCGAGGGAGGCACTACAG GAGTGTCATCGGAGTTCATTGTCAACACCTTGAATGCGGGCTCGGGGGCCTTGTCTGTCACCATCGACGGCCCCTCCAAGGTGCAGCTGGACTGTCGGGAATGTCCTGAGGGCCACGCGGTCACTTACACTCCCATGGCCCCTGGCAACTACCTCATTGCCATCAAGTATGGTGGCCCCCAGCACATCGTGGGAAGCCCCTTCAAGGCCAAAGTCACAG GTCCCCGGCTGTCTGGAGGCCACAGCCTTCACGAAACATCCACGGTCCTGGTGGAGACTGTGACCAAGTCGTCCTCAAGTCGGGGTTCCAGCTATAGCTCCATCCCCAAGTTCTCCTCAGATGCCAGCAAGGTGGTGACACGGGGCCCTGGGCTGTCCCAGGCCTTTGTGGGCCAGAAGAACTCGTTCACCGTGGACTGCAGCAAAGCAG gcACCAACATGATGATGGTGGGCGTGCACGGGCCCAAGACCCCCTGTGAGGAGGTGTACGTGAAGCACATGGGGAACCGGGTGTACAACGTCACCTACACCGTCAAGGAGAAAGGGGACTACATCCTCATCGTCAAGTGGGGCGACGAAAGTGTCCCTGGAAGCCCCTTCAAAGTCAATGTGCCCTGA